The window GATTATAGCTTCAGTTCATGAATTTGATGTTGAATGCAATAATTTACAGAGGTCATCAACAGTACCTGGAGTAGGAATGGTACACGCCCCGTTCGCTTTACTTCCAATGCCGTTTCCAGAAAGTCAGTTGAAGCAAGCGTATGATTTAGCCCCCATTTTCAATGAACTTGTTGATCAAGTGAGTTTGGATGCCAAATTCCTGCAGGATTCACTGTCCAGGTACTTTTGCACATAATCTTTTTAACTAGGTAGTTGGCAGTGCAAAATGAGCACACGGATAATATGTTAAACTGAACATGGAAAAGCTTAATCTTATATGTTTGACTTGGGGGTATCAGATAAGATCAGTGTCTTGCACTTAGGTTGTGGTATATAAAGATTTTTCAACCTGAATAGGGAGACACTGAGTGTTAGTGTCTGAGTTTAAACGGAAACAAGAAGTAAATATGGATACAGGGAAGTTGTTCATCCATGCCAGCTACAGCTTCACCTAATCTCTAGAGGATAACTCTATTTTTGAACTAATGCATTATAATCTTACGTACGCAGAACGAAGAAAGCAGATCCTTTTACATCTAGACTTCTAGATATTCATGCAAAGATGCTAGAGATTAACAAGAAAGAGGTAACTGTATAATTTTATATCAATAGTTCATTCAAACCCTAATTATTCTAAGAGGAAGTTTGTGTTCAATGTGATCTAGTAGAATGGCTCTGGATTTGGATAACGTGGTTCAGTAACCATGGCTGGATGATTATTTATAGCTATTTTAGTAAATTATATGAAATTTACGTAACCTGCAATAGTATTTTCTAGTTTAGATTGTATGCATAGGTTGTTTGGTATAAAATAGGGGATAGCTTTTTCATTCATTGATAAAGAAGATGCTGAACTCTTTTAACCACTTGAACAGGAGATACGCTTGGGTTTACATCGCTCAGATTATATGCTTGATGAACAAACCAAATTACTCCTTCAAATAGAGATGAACACAATTTCATCTTCATTTGCAGGGCTCAGTGGTCTTGTCGGCAAACTTCACAGGTTAATTACTTTTAAACTTGTATATTCAAAAATACACATGTATTGATAATGATTCTATTACAAATTGTTGACTGGTCAATGTCATACTGAGTTTGACTTATTACATGCTCCAACCTCCATTTCTGTTGATCATGGTGTTAAAAGTCACCTAAGTCAGTAGTCTATTGGCTAGTTTGTCTAGTTTTGCATGTCAACATGTAAACACAGTCAGAATTACCAATTATCTTACTCTTGTTGTTCATTTTTCAGGAGCTTACTTAGTAAGTATGGAGAAATTCTCGGATTAAATTCTAAAAGGATTCCTGATAATGCTGCAGTTGGTCAGTTTTCAGCAGCTTTGGCTAAAGCTTGGACTGAATACAACAACCCCAGGTAAGTGACCTGACTTAAATATTTCCCTCTGCTGCTGCTTTCAGTGTGACATGATTAAAGTTGTATTTTAACTCCCGAGTATATACAGGGCCGCAGTTCTGTTTGTGGTTCAGGCGGAAGAGCGCAACATGTATGACCAACATTGGCTCTCTGTTACGTTGAAGGAAAAATATCCTTTGTAGCTCTATAACAATTCACCCAGATTGCAGACACTAGTTGTATCTAGGGAAATATCTGATTTTTCATTCTGTAGTATATGCTGCATAGGGAGGGGTGGTGGACTGGTGGGCCTGGGAGACTGTACCTTCTTTTATAGAGAAAAAAATAAAGAGAAAAAGTTAGAAGGTTTATAGAGAAAAAATTCTGAAGTGAATTACTTCTGAAAAGTTTGGGCTAAGGGTCTGGTTTATTTTCTAAAAAAATCAATTTGCATACAATTTAAGCTAGAAGGTCGTTTGCAGAATTCATGATTAGTCGCGTTCCTTAACTGTATAACACATATAATATTTCATCTAGTCGAAAAACTTTGGCTGAAATTGATGCCGAGGGGGAGCTTCTACCAGATGGAACACTTGTTGTGTATGTACCTTTGGCCTTGGGAGGATCACTATTCTTCTGTAGATATATGAAGTTGTTACATCTTCGACTTGTTGTCTGAGAGAGTTTTTAATTTGCAGGGGCGGCCAAATAATTGGAATAGTTTATTTCAGAGCGGGGTATACCCCAAATGATTATCCTTCAGAATCAGTGAGCCTCTATTTTTTCCTTGGTTAATCTTATTTCGAAAAATAAATATATGTAGAATGAACATGTACAAACTGTCCCCCTTAAACTATTCCCTGGCTCCCACCTTGGTCGTGAACTTCTGTTTCATTTAAAAATGTTTAGGACGATACTTAAAGGGCTACTTGCAGAAGGCACCAGTTGCTATAAAGTTGACCTTGAATATGATGTCTATAATACGGCTTGAACTCTGTGGTTGTTTCATTTGTAGGAGTGGAGAGCTAGGTTACTTATGGAGCAGTCATCCGCCATCAAGTGCCCATCAATATCATATCATCTAGCAGGGACGAAAAAGGTTCAACAGGAACTTGCTAAGCCTAATGTTCTCGAGAGGTATTGCTGAATTCAAACAGGATTTGTTGTCACATTATCACAACTTATAAATTTATTAATATCTTTTTGGAGCTACTTACTCAGACTGTTGCTGGTAGCTAGATGTATGGTTCTCGTAAATAATATGAATATGAGCTTTCTGAAATTTAGGGAAGAACAGTTACAATTGTTGCAATCAGTAACCTTGAAATGTTTCTATTGTTCATGTGAGTAGGTTCCTTGACAGTAAAGAGGACATTGCAAAATTGCGAAAATGCTTTGCAGGATTGTGGAGTTTGGATGACTCAGATATTGTCAGAAAAGCAATAGAAATGCCAGAGCTATTTGTCATGAAGCCCCAAAGAGAAGGCGGAGGTCTGTGTTTCTAAACTTTTATCTGCCACCGTTATAATGTTAAAGCAATATAACAAATCGTCATTGCATTTCAGGGAACAATATCTATGGCAATGACGTGAGAGAAACCCTCATTAAATTGCAGAAGGAAGGTTCAGAAGCAGATGCTGCTTACATCCTGATGCAGAGGTTATTCCCGGCTGTTTCTCCCACATTCTTGATACGAGAGGGAATTTGTTATAAAGAGGACACTATATCTGAGCTTGGGGTATATGGTGCCTATTTGAGGTATTTGACTCTTGTGATTAAATGTTTGGGTTGATTTTGTTGGCATCTTTCTATAATCTTTAGACAAAGTTATAGCCGAAGCATAACATCATGTTCCAATTTTGGTGCAGGAACAACGAGAACGTGATTTTGAATGACCAGTGTGGCTACCTGATGCGAACCAAGGTTTCGTCATCAGATGAAGGTGGGGTTGCAGCTGGATTTGCTGTTTTAGATAGTTTATATCTAACTTGAGAAGTTGGCTTCCTAGTTTGTACCAAAGTTGGTTTATCAATAAAGCCAACGTGTTCTCTTACTAACGAACATTTTCTCCTTTCCATATTCTCACCTGTTACAAAGCGAAAGAGTGCTTGGGAAGTCATTTTGTTAATGTAGTAGCACAGTAACACTACAGTTTCTCCTTGCCATTTTCTTAATGGTATCGAAATTTTTGAAAGGAACTTCATTCTCAAAACAAAAGAACATCCGTAGAAAACACAATTAGTGTTCATTATTCGTATTCGTAACAATGGCCTCTGAGCACTGGTTGTACATGCAAATCTGGCAAATGAAGGCCAAACGTTCCAACGTTGAAGATCAAAAAGTTAACAATTATGTTCATGTGGATAGTCTCATATTGTCATTTCTTCCCAACCGAGCTCTCGAGCTCGTCTCTCCCATATTTCTGAAGCCTTGAGCTCTTCTGCAAGTTGCCCTTGAGCCCTCTCCCTTGCTTCTTCACAAGTTTCCACTCCTGCAGTACATTTTTCAGCTTCTTTTTGGTAGTGTAAAGAGACACTCCTAGCAGTTCTCAACAACTCTTCGCTCCGTTGCAGGGTTTCATTTGCAACAGCCTCCTGCAAACTTAGCTCTTCCGACATCAATGCGACGATATCCTTCTCCATTTCTTCTTTCATTTCTGGTTCATGTTTTCCACAGTCTGCTTCACAGCAAACTCATAATAAATGACTGAATGTATAACATTTTACAAACGCAGTGACTTCTTAAGCCGAACACCTAATTGCAGAGACAATTTGATCGTTTTCATGAAAAACTGAAGCACCAAGTTTAGAAATTTAAGTAACAGAAATGGATGCAAGGCAAAATTGAACTGACCTGTAAATGAGCTGTTGATGATATCTGTTGAAGTGACATAGGAACAAGGTCAAATATATGTTGGAAAAAAATTCCACTATACAATCATGCTTTAGATACAGACAGAAACAAAAGATTAACATAATATCACATTAACGATTACAAGTATGTTTCTAGATCAGAATTTCACAATTTAAACATGAAAATGGTTAAAACTTTAACACTAAATTACACAGTTCTCACTGTAAATCCGAATATAGTGAAGTGTAACATGTTCTGCCAAAAACAGAAACATACCTTTCTTCAAACATATTTGGTAAACACATAGATTTGCAATCATTGAAAAGGGAATCTCACCTATAGGTACGAGGGCAGATTCATCTGAACAGTCACAAAGACATGGAGGACATGAACTAGTCTCCATAATAAAGCGCCAATGTAGTGATTGACGTACGGTGTAACCAACCAAACACACACCAACCAAAACCAAAGCCAGCCTCGCAGCACCATTAGAACAAAAGCCATGGTCTTGAGGATGAGCCATCTATCTATGCCCTAGAAGAAAAGCAAAACCCAACTCTGGTCTGATCCCAAAAGTGCAGGCTGCCCAAGATCAGAAATCAAAAACTTAGTTCAGAGATCTGAATAACACACTCAGAATTGCAGTAAAAATCCAATCTATGAAAGCACTTTAATAACTTTGTAACAAAAAAAAAAAAAAAAACGTTTAGAGCTCAGATAATGAAAAAATTATTGGGGAAAGAAGACAGGGCATGATGGTCTTTTATACGCGTATACCAGCGTATCCGATACGTATCCCCGGTACTGGACTCACCAGAGAAGTAGTGTGGTATGCCAATTAACCTATATAGGAAACACAAATCGGAGACAATGCATGCGAGTATCTGAAAAGCATAGTAGAAGTGACATGTTTTGTTGGTGTTGTTTAGCTTAATCAAGAATGTTGCTTTAATGATCGTCTTTGCTTAAAAACAGAGGACCTTGTTTTCTGAAAGACTAGTTTCCTCCCTGTTAGATCCAAAGTTACCTTATCAATGGTGAACAACCTCGAAATATATCATTTCAGGGTATTATAGAAACGAAAAGGCAAAAAAGATTGATTTCGAGTCCAACATTGTATCATACTGCACAATCTACAAGAGGAACTGCAGCAGCACAACTGTTCTGTATACTGAACAAAAATCTGATAACAAAAATAACAAAAGCCAGAGTATTTTCCTATGCTGAGAGCACTTTGAACAACAATTGATGTGTTAATCTCCTATTCAGAACTCAAGAGAGACTATGAACATGCAACTATCAAGTACATATCAGATGAAAAGATTTCCCAACCCAATTGCTAGGCAGCCTATGTTCATATGCTAAAATAATCAGTCTACTGTACGACCTTGCATAATCAATTTGATTGCTGAACTTTATCGTTAGTTTCATGCCAAACATCGTCATTGTCTGTGTCATCCGAGTCCGCTAGCTTGTCAAAGAATGAATCAAGGTACCACGGGCAACGGTCAGTCCAACCCTTGCCAGAACGGGCTCGCCACTTTTGGTCAGCTATCATTTCAGGTGAAAGACCCCATTCTGTTAGCTCTTCCTCAGTGTGATGGACTGCTAAGCTGTACTCTCCGCCAGCTCCTAATTGCATTACTCGAAATTCACAGTTTCCAAAATTGTTTAGGTGCTCAAATTGCTCTACAGACCACTTGAACCACTTCATGAGGAAGACACGCGATGTTAACCCATGTGATACAATTACAAGATTGAGGTCATGGCAAGGGTTGTGGCGAAGCCTGTTCATGTCTATGTCCCTCCATAAAGATTCAAGAAAACCTGCAATCATCTGTCTCATTAGGCCATACATTCATTTCTTTACACAAAACACGTAAATCTAAAACCATAATGCAACAATCAAATTTTCTATTTTAAAACACTTTTTAGAATGTGCA of the Fragaria vesca subsp. vesca linkage group LG6, FraVesHawaii_1.0, whole genome shotgun sequence genome contains:
- the LOC101305956 gene encoding glutathione synthetase, chloroplastic-like codes for the protein MSQTSQVVPVNGGKVVVRETQDESSSRPINVDGIDQEVVDKMVYDALVWSSIHGLVVGDRSVKRSSTVPGVGMVHAPFALLPMPFPESQLKQAYDLAPIFNELVDQVSLDAKFLQDSLSRTKKADPFTSRLLDIHAKMLEINKKEEIRLGLHRSDYMLDEQTKLLLQIEMNTISSSFAGLSGLVGKLHRSLLSKYGEILGLNSKRIPDNAAVGQFSAALAKAWTEYNNPRAAVLFVVQAEERNMYDQHWLSVTLKEKYNISSSRKTLAEIDAEGELLPDGTLVVGGQIIGIVYFRAGYTPNDYPSESEWRARLLMEQSSAIKCPSISYHLAGTKKVQQELAKPNVLERFLDSKEDIAKLRKCFAGLWSLDDSDIVRKAIEMPELFVMKPQREGGGNNIYGNDVRETLIKLQKEGSEADAAYILMQRLFPAVSPTFLIREGICYKEDTISELGVYGAYLRNNENVILNDQCGYLMRTKVSSSDEGGVAAGFAVLDSLYLT
- the LOC101303831 gene encoding uncharacterized protein LOC101303831 gives rise to the protein MAHPQDHGFCSNGAARLALVLVGVCLVGYTVRQSLHWRFIMETSSCPPCLCDCSDESALVPIGEIPFSMIANLCVYQICLKKDCGKHEPEMKEEMEKDIVALMSEELSLQEAVANETLQRSEELLRTARSVSLHYQKEAEKCTAGVETCEEARERAQGQLAEELKASEIWERRARELGWEEMTI